In Pseudomonas fluorescens, a genomic segment contains:
- a CDS encoding aspartate kinase: protein MALIVQKFGGTSVGSVERIEQVADKVKKFRDAGDDLVVVLSAMSGETNRLIDLAKAISGDQQPLPRELDVIVSTGEQVTIALLAMALNKRGVPAVSYTGSQVRILTDSAHTKARILQIDDQKIRTDLKEGRVVVVAGFQGVDEQGNITTLGRGGSDTTGVALAAALKADECQIYTDVDGVYTTDPRVVSVAQRLDKITFEEMLEMASLGSKVLQIRAVEFAGKYNVPLRVLHSFKEGPGTLITIDEEESMEQPIISGIAFNRDEAKLTIRGVPDTPGVAFKILGPISGANIEVDMIVQNVSHDNTTDFTFTVHRNEYDAAERILQNTASEIGAREVVGDTKIAKVSIVGVGMRSHAGVASRMFEALAKESINIQMISTSEIKVSVVIEEKYLELAVRALHTAFELDAPARQGE, encoded by the coding sequence ATGGCTTTGATCGTACAGAAATTTGGAGGTACCTCGGTCGGTTCTGTCGAAAGAATCGAGCAGGTTGCCGACAAGGTTAAGAAATTCCGCGATGCCGGCGATGACCTGGTGGTGGTGCTGTCCGCCATGAGCGGCGAGACCAATCGCCTGATCGATCTGGCCAAGGCAATCAGTGGCGATCAACAACCACTGCCGCGTGAGCTGGATGTGATCGTGTCCACCGGCGAGCAGGTCACCATTGCGTTGCTGGCCATGGCGCTGAACAAGCGTGGCGTGCCGGCGGTGTCCTACACTGGTAGCCAGGTGCGCATCCTCACCGACAGCGCGCACACCAAGGCGCGTATCCTGCAGATCGACGATCAGAAGATCCGTACTGATCTGAAGGAAGGGCGTGTCGTGGTTGTCGCCGGTTTCCAGGGCGTTGACGAGCAGGGCAACATCACCACCCTCGGGCGTGGCGGTTCCGATACCACCGGCGTAGCGCTGGCCGCAGCCCTGAAGGCTGACGAATGCCAGATCTACACCGATGTGGATGGCGTCTACACCACCGATCCGCGCGTGGTGTCCGTGGCCCAGCGCCTGGACAAGATCACCTTCGAAGAGATGCTGGAAATGGCCAGCCTCGGTTCCAAGGTGTTGCAGATCCGCGCGGTGGAATTCGCCGGCAAGTACAACGTTCCGCTGCGCGTATTGCACAGCTTCAAAGAGGGTCCGGGCACCCTTATTACTATTGATGAAGAGGAATCCATGGAACAGCCGATCATTTCCGGCATCGCCTTCAATCGCGATGAAGCCAAGCTGACGATCCGTGGCGTGCCAGACACCCCGGGCGTGGCTTTCAAGATCCTCGGGCCTATCAGCGGCGCGAACATTGAAGTCGATATGATCGTGCAGAACGTTTCGCACGATAACACCACCGATTTCACCTTCACCGTACACCGCAACGAGTACGATGCGGCCGAACGTATCCTGCAGAACACCGCGAGCGAGATCGGCGCGCGTGAAGTGGTCGGCGATACCAAGATCGCCAAGGTGTCGATCGTAGGTGTGGGCATGCGTTCCCATGCCGGCGTTGCCAGCCGTATGTTCGAGGCCCTGGCCAAGGAAAGCATCAACATCCAGATGATCTCCACCTCGGAAATCAAAGTCTCGGTGGTGATTGAAGAGAAGTACCTGGAACTGGCTGTACGCGCACTGCATACCGCTTTTGAGCTGGACGCTCCGGCCCGACAGGGCGAGTGA
- the alaS gene encoding alanine--tRNA ligase, which produces MKSAEIREAFLRFFEEQGHTRVASSSLIPGNDPTLLFTNAGMNQFKDCFLGQEKRAYTRAVSSQKCVRAGGKHNDLENVGYTARHHTFFEMLGNFSFGDYFKQDAINFAWTFLTGVLKLPKEKLWVTVYASDDEAYDIWTKQVGVPPERMVRIGDNKGAPYASDNFWTMGDTGPCGPCTEIFYDHGADIWGGPPGSPEEDGDRYIEIWNNVFMQFNRTADGVLHPLPAPSVDTGMGLERISAVMQHVHSNYEIDLFQSLLAAAAKAIGCANEDQASLKVVADHIRSCGFLIADGVLPSNEGRGYVLRRIIRRACRHGNKLGASGSFFYQIVAALVAEMGDAFPELKQNQAHIERVLKAEEEQFAKTLEQGLKILEQDLAGLQGSVVPGDVVFKLYDTYGFPMDLTGDIARERNLTLDEAGFEREMEAQRVRARSASSFGMDYNSLVKVDVATEFTGYKATSGAAKVVALYKDGQSVDVLNEGDDGVVVLDRTPFYAESGGQIGDCGFLKASSGRFDVRDTTKTGGAFLHHGVLASGSLIVGSPVDAQVDADVRHATSLNHSATHLLHAALRQVLGEHVQQKGSLVDSQRLRFDFSHFEAIKPEQIKALEDIVNAEVRKNTPVETEETDIETAKAKGAMALFGEKYGDNVRVLSMGGSFSVELCGGIHANRTGDIGLLKIISEGGVASGVRRIEAVTGAAALAYLNAAEEQLKEAATLVKGSRDNLIDKLSAVLERNRVLEKQLEQLQAKAASAAGDDLSASALDVKGVKVLAARLDGQDGKALLALVDQLKNKLGRAVILLGSVHEDKVVLVAGVTKDLTGQLKAGDLMKQAAAAVGGKGGGRPDMAQGGGVDAGALDAALALTVPFVEAGI; this is translated from the coding sequence ATGAAAAGCGCAGAAATCCGTGAAGCCTTCCTTCGCTTCTTCGAAGAGCAAGGTCACACCCGTGTCGCCTCCAGCTCCTTGATCCCAGGCAACGACCCCACCCTGCTGTTCACCAACGCGGGGATGAACCAGTTCAAGGACTGCTTCCTGGGCCAGGAAAAACGCGCCTACACCCGTGCCGTCAGCAGCCAGAAGTGCGTGCGCGCCGGTGGTAAGCACAACGACCTGGAAAACGTCGGCTACACCGCCCGTCACCACACTTTTTTCGAAATGCTCGGCAACTTCAGCTTTGGCGATTATTTCAAGCAGGATGCGATCAACTTCGCCTGGACCTTCCTGACCGGCGTACTGAAACTGCCGAAGGAAAAGCTCTGGGTCACCGTCTACGCCAGCGATGACGAGGCTTACGACATCTGGACCAAGCAAGTCGGGGTGCCGCCTGAGCGCATGGTGCGTATCGGCGACAACAAAGGCGCGCCGTACGCCTCCGACAACTTCTGGACCATGGGCGATACCGGCCCGTGCGGTCCTTGCACCGAGATTTTCTACGATCACGGCGCCGATATCTGGGGTGGCCCACCGGGTTCGCCGGAAGAAGACGGTGACCGTTACATCGAAATCTGGAACAACGTGTTCATGCAGTTCAACCGCACCGCCGATGGTGTGTTGCATCCGTTGCCAGCGCCGTCGGTAGATACCGGCATGGGCCTGGAGCGGATCAGTGCGGTGATGCAGCACGTTCATTCCAACTACGAAATCGACCTGTTCCAGAGCCTGCTGGCCGCGGCTGCGAAGGCCATTGGTTGCGCCAATGAAGACCAGGCGTCGTTGAAAGTGGTGGCTGACCACATCCGTTCCTGCGGCTTCCTGATTGCCGACGGCGTGCTGCCGTCCAACGAAGGCCGTGGCTACGTGCTGCGCCGTATCATTCGTCGCGCTTGCCGTCACGGCAACAAGTTGGGCGCCAGCGGTAGCTTCTTCTACCAGATCGTCGCGGCCCTGGTTGCCGAGATGGGCGATGCATTCCCGGAACTCAAGCAGAACCAGGCGCACATCGAGCGCGTGCTCAAGGCTGAAGAAGAGCAGTTCGCCAAGACCCTGGAGCAGGGCCTGAAAATCCTCGAGCAAGACCTCGCCGGCCTGCAAGGCAGCGTGGTGCCGGGCGACGTGGTGTTCAAGCTCTATGACACCTACGGCTTCCCGATGGACCTGACCGGCGACATCGCCCGTGAGCGTAACCTGACCCTGGACGAGGCAGGCTTCGAGCGCGAGATGGAGGCCCAGCGTGTGCGCGCGCGTTCCGCCAGCTCGTTCGGCATGGACTACAACAGCCTGGTCAAGGTTGACGTGGCCACCGAATTTACCGGCTACAAGGCCACCAGCGGTGCGGCCAAGGTCGTTGCGCTGTACAAGGACGGCCAGTCGGTCGACGTCTTGAACGAAGGTGACGACGGCGTGGTGGTCCTGGACCGGACGCCGTTCTACGCCGAGTCCGGTGGCCAGATTGGCGACTGCGGTTTCCTCAAGGCGTCCTCCGGTCGTTTTGATGTGCGCGATACCACCAAGACCGGCGGCGCCTTCCTGCACCATGGTGTATTGGCGTCGGGCAGCCTGATCGTCGGTTCGCCAGTGGACGCCCAGGTAGACGCCGATGTGCGTCACGCCACGTCGCTGAACCACTCGGCCACTCACTTGCTGCATGCTGCACTGCGCCAGGTATTGGGCGAGCACGTCCAACAGAAGGGCTCGTTGGTCGACAGCCAGCGCCTGCGCTTCGACTTCAGCCACTTCGAAGCGATCAAGCCGGAGCAAATCAAGGCCCTGGAAGACATCGTCAACGCCGAAGTGCGCAAGAACACCCCGGTGGAAACCGAAGAAACCGATATCGAGACCGCCAAGGCCAAGGGGGCCATGGCGCTGTTCGGCGAGAAGTATGGCGACAACGTACGTGTACTGAGCATGGGCGGCAGCTTCTCGGTGGAACTGTGTGGCGGTATCCACGCCAACCGTACGGGCGACATCGGCCTGCTGAAAATCATCAGCGAAGGCGGTGTGGCATCGGGCGTACGTCGTATCGAAGCGGTGACCGGTGCTGCGGCCCTGGCCTATCTCAATGCGGCTGAAGAACAACTCAAGGAAGCGGCTACGCTCGTCAAGGGCAGCCGCGACAATCTGATCGACAAGCTGTCGGCCGTGCTCGAGCGCAACCGCGTGCTGGAGAAACAGCTGGAGCAGTTGCAAGCCAAGGCTGCCAGCGCGGCAGGTGACGATTTGTCTGCTTCCGCCCTGGACGTCAAGGGTGTGAAAGTCCTGGCAGCGCGCCTGGACGGTCAGGATGGCAAGGCGTTGTTGGCCTTGGTCGATCAGTTGAAGAACAAGCTCGGCCGCGCAGTGATCCTGCTCGGCAGTGTCCATGAGGATAAGGTCGTTCTGGTTGCCGGTGTAACCAAGGACCTGACCGGTCAACTCAAGGCCGGTGATTTGATGAAGCAAGCCGCTGCGGCAGTGGGCGGGAAGGGCGGTGGTCGTCCGGACATGGCGCAAGGCGGTGGTGTAGACGCTGGTGCCCTGGACGCGGCCCTGGCCCTGACCGTGCCGTTTGTCGAGGCAGGTATTTAA
- the ltaE gene encoding low-specificity L-threonine aldolase: MTVIDLRSDTVTQPTPGMLDAMASAVSGDDVYGEDPSVNRLEAELAKRLGFPAALFVPTGTMSNLLALMAHCERGEEYIVGQQAHTYKYEGGGAAVLGSIQPQPLEVQADGSLDLDQVLAAIKPDDFHFARTRLLALENTMQGKVLPLEYLAKARAFTREHGLALHLDGARLYNAAVKLEVDAREITRHFDSVSVCLSKGLGAPIGSVLCGSTALIAKARRLRKMVGGGMRQAGSLAAAGLYALDHQVQRLADDHANAQWLGEELRKAGYTVEPVQTNMVYVQIGEQAEALKAFAAERRVKLSAAPRLRMVTHLDVSRAQIEQVVQTFVEFSRK, translated from the coding sequence ATGACCGTGATTGACCTGCGCAGCGACACCGTGACCCAACCCACCCCCGGCATGCTCGACGCGATGGCCAGCGCCGTCAGTGGCGATGATGTCTACGGTGAAGACCCCAGCGTCAACCGCCTGGAGGCCGAACTGGCCAAGCGCCTGGGGTTCCCTGCGGCGTTGTTCGTCCCGACCGGCACCATGAGCAACCTGCTGGCGTTGATGGCGCACTGTGAGCGCGGCGAGGAATACATCGTCGGCCAGCAGGCCCACACCTATAAATACGAAGGCGGCGGCGCGGCGGTGCTGGGTTCGATCCAGCCGCAACCGCTGGAAGTCCAGGCGGACGGCTCCCTGGACCTGGACCAGGTGCTGGCCGCGATCAAGCCCGACGATTTCCATTTCGCCCGCACCCGCCTGCTGGCCCTGGAAAACACGATGCAGGGCAAGGTGCTGCCACTGGAATACCTGGCGAAAGCCCGGGCCTTTACCCGTGAACATGGCCTGGCCCTGCACCTGGACGGCGCGCGCCTCTACAACGCAGCGGTCAAGCTGGAGGTGGATGCGCGGGAGATCACGCGGCACTTCGATTCGGTGTCGGTGTGCCTGTCCAAGGGCCTCGGCGCGCCGATTGGCTCGGTGTTGTGTGGTTCCACGGCGCTGATCGCCAAGGCGCGGCGCCTGCGCAAGATGGTCGGCGGTGGCATGCGCCAGGCCGGCTCCCTGGCGGCGGCGGGGCTATATGCGCTGGACCACCAGGTGCAGCGCCTGGCCGACGATCACGCCAATGCGCAATGGCTGGGGGAGGAGTTGCGCAAGGCCGGTTATACCGTGGAGCCGGTGCAGACCAATATGGTCTACGTACAGATCGGTGAGCAGGCCGAAGCCTTGAAAGCCTTTGCCGCTGAACGCAGGGTCAAATTGAGCGCCGCGCCGCGTCTGCGCATGGTCACGCATCTGGATGTCAGCCGGGCGCAAATCGAGCAGGTCGTGCAAACATTCGTCGAGTTTTCGCGCAAATGA
- a CDS encoding 6,7-dimethyl-8-ribityllumazine synthase, translating into MQPTAIDSKSKNHHGERVAFIQACWHKDIVDQSRKGFLAEMIALGYQESDIDFFEVGGAFEMPLHAKLLAKTGRYAGIVAAALVVDGGIYRHEFVAQSVVSGLMQVQLETEVPVFSVSLTPHHFHAGSEHHTFFYEHFVHKGQEAARTCADTLHKVRAIRRSEPRALAV; encoded by the coding sequence ATGCAACCCACCGCAATCGACAGCAAAAGCAAAAACCACCACGGCGAGCGCGTCGCGTTTATCCAGGCCTGCTGGCACAAGGATATTGTCGACCAGTCCCGTAAAGGCTTCCTCGCCGAAATGATCGCCCTGGGCTACCAGGAATCGGACATCGACTTCTTCGAAGTCGGCGGCGCCTTTGAAATGCCCCTGCACGCCAAACTGCTGGCCAAGACCGGCCGTTACGCCGGTATCGTCGCCGCCGCGCTGGTGGTGGATGGCGGCATCTACCGTCACGAATTCGTCGCCCAGTCGGTGGTCAGTGGCCTGATGCAGGTACAGCTGGAAACCGAAGTGCCAGTGTTCTCGGTGTCCCTGACCCCGCATCACTTCCATGCCGGCAGTGAGCACCACACGTTCTTCTACGAGCACTTCGTACACAAAGGCCAGGAAGCTGCGCGCACTTGCGCCGACACCCTGCACAAGGTGCGTGCGATCCGTCGCAGTGAGCCGCGGGCCCTAGCGGTCTAA
- the astE gene encoding succinylglutamate desuccinylase: MLALGKLLELTLAGREPAQKIQLTVDGVQMRWLSEGALEVRPPQARDNGGDLLLSSGIHGNETAPIELLDRLLHGIARGQIKPRTRILFLFGNPEAMRRGERYLELDVNRLFNGRHEQNIGPEAMRAAELEQLARSFFSVPGRSRLHYDLHTAIRGSKIEQFALYPWKDGRQHSRRELARLSAAGMQAVLLQNKTSITFTAFTYEQLGAEAFTLELGKARPFGQNQGVNVSRLELRLTQIIEGSEPETDSLDGLKLFAVSREVIKHSDAFLLHLPADVENFSELEKGYLLAEDVAKTRWVIEEEGARIIFPNPKVKNGLRAGILIVPTTDVGLA; encoded by the coding sequence ATGCTCGCCCTCGGCAAACTGCTTGAACTGACCCTCGCCGGTCGCGAACCGGCGCAAAAAATTCAACTGACTGTCGACGGCGTGCAGATGCGCTGGCTCAGCGAGGGCGCACTCGAAGTACGCCCGCCGCAAGCCCGCGACAACGGCGGCGACCTGCTGCTGTCGTCCGGTATCCATGGCAACGAAACCGCGCCGATCGAATTGCTCGACCGCCTGTTGCATGGCATTGCCCGTGGGCAGATCAAGCCCCGCACCCGTATTCTGTTCCTGTTCGGCAACCCCGAGGCCATGCGCCGCGGTGAACGTTACCTCGAACTGGACGTCAACCGGCTGTTCAACGGCCGTCATGAACAAAACATCGGCCCCGAGGCCATGCGTGCCGCCGAGCTGGAGCAACTGGCCCGCAGCTTTTTCAGCGTGCCTGGCCGTTCGCGCCTGCATTATGACCTGCACACTGCGATTCGCGGCTCGAAGATCGAGCAGTTCGCCCTTTACCCATGGAAGGACGGGCGCCAGCACTCGCGGCGCGAACTGGCCCGCTTGAGCGCTGCCGGCATGCAGGCGGTGCTGTTGCAGAACAAGACCTCGATCACCTTCACTGCCTTTACCTACGAACAACTCGGTGCCGAAGCCTTCACCCTGGAGCTGGGCAAGGCGCGGCCGTTCGGGCAGAACCAGGGCGTCAATGTTTCCCGCCTGGAGCTGCGCCTCACGCAGATCATCGAAGGCAGCGAGCCTGAGACTGACAGCCTGGACGGCTTGAAACTGTTCGCCGTGTCGCGGGAAGTCATCAAGCACAGCGATGCGTTCCTGCTGCACCTGCCGGCGGACGTGGAAAACTTTTCGGAACTGGAAAAGGGTTATCTGCTGGCCGAAGACGTCGCCAAGACCCGCTGGGTGATCGAGGAGGAGGGTGCACGCATCATCTTCCCCAACCCGAAGGTGAAGAATGGCTTGCGGGCAGGGATATTGATCGTGCCGACCACGGACGTGGGCCTGGCATAG
- the astB gene encoding N-succinylarginine dihydrolase: MKSYEVNFDGLVGPTHNYGGLSYGNVASQSNSQQSSNPKEAALQGLQKMKALMDMGFVQGVLAPQERPDVAALRNLGFSGSDAQVIEQAAKHAMPLLVASCSASSMWVANAATVSPSADTADGRVHFTAANLNCKYHRSIEHPTTSRVLGAMFADQKHFAHHAALPAVAQFGDEGAANHTRFCRDYGQAGVEFFVYGRSAFDSRYPAPQKYPARQTLEASQAVARLHGLKDEGVVYAQQNPAVIDAGVFHNDVIAVGNGEVLFYHEDAFLNTEQMLAELQGKLGRLGGNFQSICVPRAQVSVEDAVRSYLFNSQLLSRADGSMLLIVPEECRANERVWHYLQGLTASGGLIREVKVFDLKQSMQNGGGPACLRLRVALNETELAAVNPGVIMTAPLYDTLTQWVDKHYRDSLRETDLADPQLLLECRTALDELTQILKLGSVYPFQIN; the protein is encoded by the coding sequence ATGAAATCCTATGAAGTCAATTTTGACGGTCTAGTGGGGCCGACCCATAACTACGGCGGTTTGTCCTACGGCAACGTCGCGTCCCAGAGCAACAGCCAGCAGTCTTCCAACCCCAAGGAAGCCGCGTTGCAGGGCTTGCAGAAGATGAAAGCGCTGATGGACATGGGCTTCGTGCAAGGGGTGCTCGCGCCTCAGGAACGCCCGGACGTGGCCGCCTTGCGCAACCTCGGCTTCAGCGGCAGCGACGCCCAAGTGATCGAGCAGGCGGCCAAGCACGCCATGCCGCTGCTGGTGGCCAGTTGTTCGGCATCGAGCATGTGGGTGGCCAATGCCGCCACCGTCAGCCCGAGCGCCGACACCGCGGATGGCCGCGTGCATTTCACCGCCGCCAACCTCAATTGCAAATACCACCGCAGCATCGAACACCCCACGACCAGCCGCGTGCTGGGGGCGATGTTTGCTGACCAGAAACACTTTGCCCACCACGCGGCCCTGCCGGCGGTGGCGCAGTTCGGTGACGAAGGCGCAGCCAACCACACGCGTTTTTGCCGCGACTATGGCCAGGCCGGTGTGGAGTTTTTCGTGTACGGCCGCAGCGCGTTCGACAGCCGTTACCCCGCCCCGCAGAAATACCCGGCGCGTCAAACCCTGGAAGCGTCGCAAGCCGTTGCGCGGCTGCACGGTTTGAAAGATGAAGGCGTGGTCTACGCCCAGCAGAACCCGGCCGTGATCGATGCCGGCGTGTTCCACAACGATGTGATCGCGGTGGGCAACGGCGAAGTGCTGTTCTACCACGAGGATGCGTTCCTCAATACCGAACAGATGCTTGCCGAGTTGCAGGGCAAGTTGGGCCGGTTGGGCGGCAATTTCCAGTCCATCTGCGTGCCGCGCGCCCAGGTCAGTGTCGAGGACGCCGTGCGTTCCTACCTGTTCAACAGCCAACTGCTGAGCCGCGCCGATGGCTCGATGTTGCTGATCGTGCCCGAAGAATGCCGCGCCAACGAGCGCGTATGGCACTACTTGCAAGGCCTGACGGCGTCCGGTGGGTTGATTCGCGAAGTCAAGGTCTTCGACCTCAAGCAAAGCATGCAGAATGGCGGTGGGCCGGCGTGCCTGCGTTTGCGCGTGGCGTTGAACGAAACCGAGCTGGCAGCGGTGAACCCAGGGGTTATCATGACCGCGCCGTTGTACGACACACTGACCCAATGGGTCGACAAGCACTACCGCGACAGCCTGCGCGAAACCGACCTGGCTGACCCGCAATTGCTGCTTGAGTGCCGGACGGCACTGGATGAACTGACGCAAATCCTTAAACTGGGCTCGGTTTATCCTTTCCAGATCAATTAA
- the astD gene encoding succinylglutamate-semialdehyde dehydrogenase: protein MMNSLYIAGSWLAGQGELFESRNPVTQQVLWAGNGASVEQVESAVQAARQAFPGWARRPLEERISVLEAFANTLKSRADEIARCIGEETGKPLWESATEVTSMANKIAISVQSYRERTGEKSGPLGDATAVLRHKPHGVVAVFGPYNFPGHLPNGHIVPALLAGNTVLFKPSELTPKVAELTVQCWIDAGLPAGVLNLLQGARETGIALAANPGIDGLFFTGSSRTGNHLHQQFSGRPDKILALEMGGNNPLVVDEVADVDAAVYTIIQSAFISAGQRCTCARRLLVPEGAWGDALLARLVAVSASISVGAFDQQPAPFMGSVISLAAAKALMQAQELMLANGAVALLEMTQPQEQAALLTPGIIDVTGVTEREDEELFGPLLQVIRYADFAAAIAEANNTQYGLAAGLLSDSEARYQQFWLESRAGIVNWNKQLTGAASTAPFGGVGASGNHRASAYYAADYCAYPVASLETPSLVVPATLTPGITLA from the coding sequence ATAATGAATTCGCTGTATATCGCAGGTAGCTGGCTGGCAGGCCAGGGTGAGCTGTTCGAATCGCGCAACCCGGTGACCCAGCAAGTGCTGTGGGCCGGCAATGGCGCCAGCGTCGAACAGGTTGAGTCCGCCGTGCAGGCGGCGCGCCAGGCGTTTCCGGGCTGGGCCCGGCGCCCGCTGGAGGAGCGCATCAGCGTGCTGGAAGCCTTCGCCAATACCCTGAAAAGCCGCGCCGATGAAATCGCCCGCTGCATCGGCGAAGAAACCGGCAAGCCGCTGTGGGAGTCGGCCACCGAAGTCACCAGCATGGCCAACAAGATCGCCATCTCGGTACAAAGCTACCGCGAGCGTACCGGCGAGAAGAGCGGCCCGCTGGGCGACGCCACCGCCGTATTGCGCCACAAGCCCCACGGCGTGGTCGCGGTGTTCGGCCCTTACAACTTCCCGGGTCACTTGCCCAACGGGCATATCGTCCCAGCCCTGCTGGCGGGTAACACCGTATTGTTCAAACCGAGCGAGCTGACCCCCAAAGTCGCCGAGCTGACCGTGCAATGCTGGATCGACGCCGGTTTGCCGGCGGGCGTACTCAACCTGCTGCAAGGCGCGCGGGAAACTGGCATTGCGTTGGCGGCCAACCCAGGCATCGATGGGTTGTTCTTCACCGGCTCCAGCCGCACCGGCAACCATCTGCACCAGCAGTTCTCCGGGCGTCCGGACAAGATCCTGGCCCTGGAAATGGGCGGCAATAACCCGCTGGTGGTGGATGAAGTGGCCGATGTGGACGCAGCGGTCTACACCATTATCCAGTCGGCGTTTATCTCCGCCGGCCAGCGCTGCACCTGTGCCCGTCGCCTGCTGGTGCCCGAAGGCGCCTGGGGCGATGCGTTGCTGGCGCGCCTGGTGGCGGTCAGCGCATCGATCAGCGTCGGTGCCTTCGACCAGCAACCCGCGCCGTTCATGGGTTCGGTGATTTCCCTGGCGGCGGCCAAAGCCTTGATGCAAGCCCAGGAACTGATGTTGGCCAATGGTGCCGTGGCCCTGCTGGAAATGACCCAGCCCCAGGAGCAGGCCGCCTTGTTGACGCCGGGCATCATCGACGTCACCGGGGTGACCGAGCGCGAAGATGAAGAGCTGTTCGGCCCACTGTTGCAGGTGATCCGCTACGCTGATTTCGCCGCGGCGATTGCCGAAGCCAACAACACCCAGTACGGCCTGGCCGCTGGCTTGTTGTCCGATTCCGAAGCGCGTTACCAGCAATTCTGGCTGGAAAGCCGTGCCGGGATCGTCAACTGGAACAAACAGCTGACCGGCGCCGCCAGTACCGCGCCATTTGGTGGGGTAGGGGCGTCGGGCAACCATCGCGCCAGTGCCTATTATGCGGCGGATTATTGCGCGTACCCGGTGGCGTCGCTGGAGACCCCGAGCCTGGTGGTGCCTGCCACATTGACCCCAGGCATAACACTGGCCTGA
- the astA gene encoding arginine N-succinyltransferase — protein MIVRPVRSSDLPALIDLARSTGTGLTTLPANEERLTHRVGWAEKTFRGEAGRGDADYLFVLENDEGRVVGISAIAGAVGLREPWYNFRVGLTVSASQELNIYREIPTLFLANDLTGNSELCSLFLHADYRTGLNGRMLAKARLLFIAEFPQLFGNKIIAEMRGVSNDAGRSPFWESLGRHFFKMEFSQADYLTGVGNKAFIAELMPKFPLYSCFLSEDARNVIGKVHPDTEPALSMLKSEGFSYQGYVDIFDAGPAVECETSKIRAVRDSQSLVLAIGTPGDDATPFLIHNRKREDCRITAAPARLAAGTLVVDPLTAKRLQLVVGDQVRAVPLSAARESK, from the coding sequence ATGATCGTTCGTCCCGTACGCAGCAGCGATTTACCGGCCCTGATTGATCTGGCGCGCAGCACCGGCACCGGCCTGACCACCTTGCCGGCCAACGAAGAGCGCCTGACCCACCGGGTCGGCTGGGCGGAAAAAACCTTTCGTGGCGAAGCCGGGCGCGGCGATGCCGACTACCTGTTCGTGCTGGAAAACGACGAAGGCCGCGTAGTGGGGATTTCCGCCATCGCTGGCGCCGTCGGCCTGCGTGAGCCCTGGTACAACTTCCGTGTGGGCCTGACCGTCAGCGCCTCCCAGGAACTGAATATCTACCGTGAGATCCCGACGCTGTTCCTGGCCAACGACCTCACCGGCAATTCCGAACTGTGCTCGTTGTTCCTGCATGCCGATTACCGCACTGGCCTCAATGGCCGCATGCTGGCCAAGGCGCGCCTGCTGTTTATCGCTGAATTCCCGCAGCTGTTTGGCAACAAGATCATTGCCGAGATGCGCGGGGTGTCCAACGACGCCGGGCGTTCGCCGTTCTGGGAAAGCCTGGGCCGGCATTTCTTCAAGATGGAATTCAGCCAGGCCGACTACCTCACTGGCGTGGGCAACAAGGCTTTTATCGCCGAGCTGATGCCCAAGTTCCCGCTGTACAGCTGCTTCCTTTCCGAAGACGCGCGCAACGTGATCGGCAAGGTCCACCCGGACACCGAGCCGGCCCTGAGCATGCTCAAGAGCGAAGGCTTCAGCTACCAGGGCTATGTCGACATCTTCGACGCCGGCCCGGCCGTGGAGTGTGAAACCAGCAAGATTCGTGCGGTGCGCGACAGCCAGTCCCTGGTGTTGGCCATTGGCACGCCAGGTGACGACGCCACGCCGTTCCTGATCCATAACCGCAAGCGCGAAGACTGCCGCATCACCGCCGCACCGGCGCGCCTGGCGGCAGGCACCTTGGTGGTGGATCCGTTGACCGCCAAGCGCCTGCAACTGGTAGTGGGTGATCAAGTGCGTGCCGTACCGTTGTCTGCTGCTCGGGAGTCGAAATAA